A single window of Neisseria sp. KEM232 DNA harbors:
- the mlaE gene encoding lipid asymmetry maintenance ABC transporter permease subunit MlaE: MDFIQTVGAKTLAFIRSLGSVCLFFMQILARSGTAFARPRLSVRQVYFSGVMSVLIIAVSGLFVGMVLGLQGYTQLAKFKSADILGYMVAASLLRELGPVLAAILFASSAGGAMTSEIGLMKTTEQLEAMNVMAVNPVARVVAPRFWAGVFSMPLLASIFNVAGIYGAYLVGVQWLGLDSGIFWSQMQNNISFGYDVLNGLIKSACFGVAVSLIAVHQGFHASPTSEGILRASTRTVVSSALTVLAVDFILTAFMFTG; the protein is encoded by the coding sequence ATGGACTTTATTCAAACCGTCGGCGCGAAAACGCTGGCCTTTATCCGCTCCCTCGGCAGCGTCTGCCTGTTTTTCATGCAGATTCTGGCGCGCTCCGGCACGGCGTTCGCGCGGCCGCGCCTCTCGGTGCGGCAGGTGTATTTTTCCGGCGTGATGTCGGTGCTGATTATAGCCGTGTCGGGGCTGTTTGTCGGCATGGTGCTCGGTTTGCAGGGCTACACGCAGCTTGCCAAGTTCAAATCGGCCGATATTTTGGGCTATATGGTGGCCGCCTCGCTGTTGCGCGAACTCGGCCCCGTGCTGGCCGCCATCCTGTTTGCCAGCAGTGCGGGCGGCGCGATGACCAGCGAAATCGGTCTGATGAAAACCACCGAGCAGCTCGAAGCGATGAACGTGATGGCGGTGAACCCCGTCGCCCGCGTCGTCGCGCCGCGCTTTTGGGCGGGCGTGTTTTCCATGCCGCTTTTGGCGTCGATTTTCAACGTGGCCGGCATTTACGGCGCGTATCTCGTCGGCGTGCAGTGGCTCGGCCTCGACAGCGGCATTTTCTGGTCGCAGATGCAGAACAACATCTCCTTCGGCTACGACGTGCTCAACGGCCTGATCAAATCCGCCTGCTTCGGCGTGGCCGTATCGCTGATTGCCGTGCACCAGGGCTTCCACGCCTCGCCCACCTCCGAAGGAATCCTGCGCGCCAGCACGCGCACCGTGGTGTCCTCCGCCCTCACCGTGCTGGCCGTCGACTTCATCCTCACCGCCTTTATGTTCACCGGATAA
- a CDS encoding ABC transporter ATP-binding protein codes for MSQPFIEMKNVVFAYGSRVILRDVSFAVARGAFAAVMGGSGSGKTTLMRLITGQIRPQSGQVLIEGRDLAAFSDAELYEHRRRMGVLFQHGALFTDLSVFDNIAFPMRELTRLPEAVIRDLVLLKLNAVGLRGVENLMPSELSGGMARRVALARTIALDPEIMLYDEPFTGLDPISLGVIAHLISRVNKALRSTSVMVTHDIEKSLQIVDQVIFLAHGEIMFSGTPQEMRELDSPWVRQFIGGEADGPVAFRYPAPTTLKDDLLG; via the coding sequence ATGTCCCAGCCCTTTATCGAAATGAAAAACGTCGTCTTCGCCTACGGCAGCCGCGTCATCCTGCGCGACGTCAGCTTTGCCGTGGCGCGTGGCGCGTTTGCGGCGGTGATGGGCGGCTCGGGCAGCGGCAAAACCACCCTCATGCGCCTGATTACCGGCCAAATCCGCCCGCAGTCCGGCCAAGTGCTCATCGAAGGCCGCGATCTGGCCGCCTTTTCCGATGCCGAACTCTACGAACACCGCCGCCGCATGGGCGTATTGTTCCAACACGGCGCGCTGTTTACCGACCTTTCCGTGTTCGACAACATCGCCTTCCCGATGCGCGAACTCACCCGCCTGCCCGAAGCCGTTATCCGCGATTTGGTATTGCTGAAACTCAACGCCGTCGGCCTGCGCGGCGTAGAAAACCTGATGCCCTCCGAGCTTTCCGGCGGCATGGCGCGCCGCGTCGCCCTCGCCCGCACCATCGCCCTCGACCCCGAAATCATGCTTTACGACGAACCGTTTACCGGCCTCGACCCGATTTCGCTCGGCGTGATCGCCCACCTCATCAGCCGCGTCAACAAAGCCCTGCGCTCCACCAGCGTGATGGTGACGCACGACATTGAAAAATCGCTGCAAATCGTCGACCAGGTAATTTTTCTCGCGCACGGCGAAATCATGTTCTCCGGCACGCCGCAAGAAATGCGCGAACTTGATTCGCCGTGGGTGCGCCAATTTATCGGCGGCGAAGCCGACGGCCCCGTCGCCTTCCGCTACCCCGCGCCAACGACGCTGAAAGACGATTTGCTCGGCTAG
- a CDS encoding phospholipid-binding protein MlaC produces the protein MKTTLYTAAIIAAAVGSAHATPQQAVAQVRENAAQVLTILKKANGSNDAAVRKEAENYALPYFDFQRMTAQAVGQPWTQATPAQKQALAKEFQTLLIRTYSGTMLKFKNSTVDVKANPVVNKGGKEIVIRTEISQSGGKPVNMDFTTYQSGGKYRVYNVAVEGASLVTVYRNQFGETIKNKGFDGLIQDLKTKNGGK, from the coding sequence ATGAAAACAACGCTTTATACAGCAGCCATCATCGCCGCCGCCGTCGGCAGCGCCCATGCCACACCGCAGCAGGCCGTCGCCCAAGTGCGCGAAAACGCCGCGCAGGTGCTCACCATCCTGAAAAAAGCCAACGGCAGCAACGATGCCGCCGTGCGCAAAGAAGCGGAAAACTACGCCCTGCCCTATTTCGACTTCCAACGCATGACCGCGCAGGCCGTCGGCCAGCCGTGGACACAGGCCACTCCCGCGCAGAAACAGGCGCTGGCCAAAGAATTCCAAACCCTGCTTATCCGCACCTATTCGGGCACGATGCTGAAATTCAAAAATTCCACCGTCGACGTGAAAGCCAACCCCGTCGTCAACAAAGGCGGCAAAGAAATCGTCATCCGCACCGAAATCAGCCAAAGCGGCGGCAAACCCGTCAACATGGATTTCACCACCTACCAAAGCGGCGGCAAATACCGCGTCTACAACGTTGCCGTCGAAGGCGCCAGCCTCGTTACCGTCTACCGCAACCAGTTTGGCGAAACCATCAAAAACAAAGGTTTCGACGGCCTGATTCAAGACCTGAAAACCAAAAACGGCGGCAAATAA
- the mlaD gene encoding outer membrane lipid asymmetry maintenance protein MlaD — translation MKRNIMEFWVGLFVLAGIAALGFLSFRAAGGSSLGGGGTAGYTVYAEFTDIGGLKTRAPVKASGVLVGRVESIALDPQSYRAKVAIRLDDQYKFSSDVSAQILTSGLLGEQYIGLMQGGDPETLAAGDTITLTNSALVLENLIGKFMTNFAEGNSRPSEKQDAPQP, via the coding sequence ATGAAACGCAATATTATGGAATTCTGGGTCGGCCTCTTCGTTTTGGCCGGCATCGCCGCCCTCGGCTTTCTCTCCTTCCGCGCCGCAGGCGGCAGCAGCCTGGGCGGCGGCGGAACGGCGGGCTACACCGTCTACGCCGAGTTCACCGACATCGGCGGCCTCAAAACCCGCGCCCCGGTCAAAGCCTCGGGCGTGCTGGTCGGCCGCGTCGAAAGCATCGCCCTCGACCCGCAGAGCTACCGCGCCAAAGTCGCCATCCGCCTCGACGACCAATACAAATTCAGCAGCGACGTGTCCGCTCAAATCCTTACCTCCGGCCTCTTGGGCGAGCAGTACATCGGTCTGATGCAGGGCGGCGACCCGGAAACCCTTGCCGCAGGCGACACCATCACGCTGACCAATTCCGCCCTGGTGTTGGAAAACCTCATCGGCAAATTCATGACCAATTTCGCCGAAGGCAATTCGAGGCCGTCTGAAAAACAGGACGCGCCGCAACCGTAA